In Helianthus annuus cultivar XRQ/B chromosome 9, HanXRQr2.0-SUNRISE, whole genome shotgun sequence, the following are encoded in one genomic region:
- the LOC110877359 gene encoding putative receptor-like protein kinase At5g39000 isoform X2, whose product MDTVTGESSSLAQLCYRFSLEDIQSATNNFDDTLVIGHGGFGKVYKGCVHTDKTSQVVAVKRLDSMSNQGVPEFRAEIEMLSKLRHRHLVSLIGFCDDNKEMILVYEYMPHGTLYDHLHKDRTPLSWVQRVKIAMGAARGLDYLHTGTLHGVIHRDVKSSNILLDENWEAMISDFGLSKIGSTNQLVSYVDASVKGTFGYLDPEYFYTNKLTRKTDVYAFGVVLFELLSGRLPVDERNVEEEYSLVRWAQKCVRERKIDQMVDSNIKGTISTKCLRRFTKIAYRCVHGAPKERPTMTEVVASLQALLELPDKSNHSEEASGIMGFTWKMHKYIVSTTKPNSGPRNLLCAPKMVESPLILEQSRTSSPQSLNYKIEQHEKLVTRDIKMFTYDELKLATRNFGNDAFLVEGSYGKVYKGWLNKTTYSPCKDDAELPIAVKKLHRYTLDFTAKLSVNGKYAAPDNDGLELVLQSNLSGYEVVFIEILTGERIFYLNKLLKIDRLFRECGKDTLSHIAQFCYKICDEVDSESKMLKMLKEHDKLIQRRLKNWLSDPDN is encoded by the exons ATGGACACTGTAACTGGAGAGTCATCAAGTTTAGCACAACTATGCTACCGTTTTTCTCTTGAAGATATTCAATCTGCAACCAACAACTTTGATGATACATTGGTCATTGGACATGGAGGATTCGGAAAGGTGTACAAAGGTTGTGTTCATACTGATAAAACTAGCCAGGTAGTTGCAGTCAAACGGCTGGATTCCATGTCCAACCAAGGGGTACCTGAATTTAGAGCTGAAATCGAGATGCTCTCCAAGCTGCGCCATCGTCACTTGGTGTCTCTTATTGGTTTTTGTGATGATAACAAAGAAATGATCCTTGTTTACGAGTACATGCCCCATGGAACACTATATGATCATCTACACAAAGATCGAACTCCTTTAAGTTGGGTGCAACGTGTCAAGATAGCCATGGGTGCCGCACGTGGGTTGGATTACCTCCACACAGGCACCCTACATGGAGTTATACATCGTGACGTGAAGAGTTCAAATATCCTTTTAGATGAGAACTGGGAAGCTATGATTTCGGATTTTGGGTTGTCCAAAATAGGCTCGACCAATCAATTGGTTTCTTATGTTGATGCGAGTGTCAAAGGCACATTTGGGTATCTTGATCCGGAGtatttctatactaataaattaACTAGGAAAACAGATGTGTATGCATTTGGGGTTGTGTTGTTTGAATTGCTGTCTGGAAGGCTTCCAGTAGATGAACGCAATGTTGAGGAGGAATATAGCTTGGTAAGGTGGGCTCAAAAATGTGTAAGAGAAAGAAAAATAGATCAAATGGTTGATtctaatatcaagggaacaatTTCTACCAAGTGTTTAAGACGGTTCACTAAAATTGCATATCGTTGTGTGCACGGTGCTCCGAAAGAACGGCCTACCATGACTGAGGTTGTGGCCTCACTTCAGGCTTTACTGGAACTACCAGATAAATCTAACCATTCTGAGGAGGCATCAGGCATAATGGGGTTCACCTGGAAGATGCATAAGTATATTGTTTCCACAACAAAACCAAACTCAG GTCCCCGGAATTTGCTTTGCGCCCCCAAAATGGTTGAGTCGCCCCTAATATTAGAACAAAGTAGAACAAGTTCCCCACAGAGCCTCAACTACAAGATAGAACAGCATGAAAAATTAGTGACCAGAGACATAAAAATGTTCACATACGATGAACTGAAACTCGCTACGAGGAACTTTGGAAATGATGCATTCTTGGTTGAGGGGAGTTATGGAAAGGTTTATAAAGGTTGGCTCAATAAAACGACATATTCCCCATGTAAGGATGATGCTGAACTTCCCATTGCCGTTAAGAAACTCCATCGCTACACACTT GATTTTACAGCAAAGCTTTCAGTAAATGGTAAATATGCCGCTCCAGATAATGATGGGCTGGAACTAGTGCTGCAGAGCAACCTCTCGGGTTATGAAGTGGTATTCATAGAGATCCTAACAGGGGAACGAATCTTTTATTTGAATAAATTACTGAAGATAGATCGTTTATTCCGTGAATGTGGAAAGGATACCTTGAGTCACATTGCACAGTTCTGTTATAAAATATGCGATGAAGTGGATTCAGAATCAAAGATGCTGAAAATGTTGAAGGAGCATGACAAGTTGATACAAAGGAGATTGAAGAACTGGTTGAGTGATCCAGACAACTAG
- the LOC110877359 gene encoding probable LRR receptor-like serine/threonine-protein kinase At1g67720 isoform X1, protein MDTVTGESSSLAQLCYRFSLEDIQSATNNFDDTLVIGHGGFGKVYKGCVHTDKTSQVVAVKRLDSMSNQGVPEFRAEIEMLSKLRHRHLVSLIGFCDDNKEMILVYEYMPHGTLYDHLHKDRTPLSWVQRVKIAMGAARGLDYLHTGTLHGVIHRDVKSSNILLDENWEAMISDFGLSKIGSTNQLVSYVDASVKGTFGYLDPEYFYTNKLTRKTDVYAFGVVLFELLSGRLPVDERNVEEEYSLVRWAQKCVRERKIDQMVDSNIKGTISTKCLRRFTKIAYRCVHGAPKERPTMTEVVASLQALLELPDKSNHSEEASGIMGFTWKMHKYIVSTTKPNSGPRNLLCAPKMVESPLILEQSRTSSPQSLNYKIEQHEKLVTRDIKMFTYDELKLATRNFGNDAFLVEGSYGKVYKGWLNKTTYSPCKDDAELPIAVKKLHRYTLFDLELLKEFHHPNLVKFLGYCLEGERLFLVHEFMRNGNFKDLLHSGAIARLPLATKVKILVGIARGIVFLQKPQFNKTCFAISESELYRHKILLDEDFTAKLSVNGKYAAPDNDGLELVLQSNLSGYEVVFIEILTGERIFYLNKLLKIDRLFRECGKDTLSHIAQFCYKICDEVDSESKMLKMLKEHDKLIQRRLKNWLSDPDN, encoded by the exons ATGGACACTGTAACTGGAGAGTCATCAAGTTTAGCACAACTATGCTACCGTTTTTCTCTTGAAGATATTCAATCTGCAACCAACAACTTTGATGATACATTGGTCATTGGACATGGAGGATTCGGAAAGGTGTACAAAGGTTGTGTTCATACTGATAAAACTAGCCAGGTAGTTGCAGTCAAACGGCTGGATTCCATGTCCAACCAAGGGGTACCTGAATTTAGAGCTGAAATCGAGATGCTCTCCAAGCTGCGCCATCGTCACTTGGTGTCTCTTATTGGTTTTTGTGATGATAACAAAGAAATGATCCTTGTTTACGAGTACATGCCCCATGGAACACTATATGATCATCTACACAAAGATCGAACTCCTTTAAGTTGGGTGCAACGTGTCAAGATAGCCATGGGTGCCGCACGTGGGTTGGATTACCTCCACACAGGCACCCTACATGGAGTTATACATCGTGACGTGAAGAGTTCAAATATCCTTTTAGATGAGAACTGGGAAGCTATGATTTCGGATTTTGGGTTGTCCAAAATAGGCTCGACCAATCAATTGGTTTCTTATGTTGATGCGAGTGTCAAAGGCACATTTGGGTATCTTGATCCGGAGtatttctatactaataaattaACTAGGAAAACAGATGTGTATGCATTTGGGGTTGTGTTGTTTGAATTGCTGTCTGGAAGGCTTCCAGTAGATGAACGCAATGTTGAGGAGGAATATAGCTTGGTAAGGTGGGCTCAAAAATGTGTAAGAGAAAGAAAAATAGATCAAATGGTTGATtctaatatcaagggaacaatTTCTACCAAGTGTTTAAGACGGTTCACTAAAATTGCATATCGTTGTGTGCACGGTGCTCCGAAAGAACGGCCTACCATGACTGAGGTTGTGGCCTCACTTCAGGCTTTACTGGAACTACCAGATAAATCTAACCATTCTGAGGAGGCATCAGGCATAATGGGGTTCACCTGGAAGATGCATAAGTATATTGTTTCCACAACAAAACCAAACTCAG GTCCCCGGAATTTGCTTTGCGCCCCCAAAATGGTTGAGTCGCCCCTAATATTAGAACAAAGTAGAACAAGTTCCCCACAGAGCCTCAACTACAAGATAGAACAGCATGAAAAATTAGTGACCAGAGACATAAAAATGTTCACATACGATGAACTGAAACTCGCTACGAGGAACTTTGGAAATGATGCATTCTTGGTTGAGGGGAGTTATGGAAAGGTTTATAAAGGTTGGCTCAATAAAACGACATATTCCCCATGTAAGGATGATGCTGAACTTCCCATTGCCGTTAAGAAACTCCATCGCTACACACTT TTTGATCTTGAACTGTTGAAAGAATTTCATCATCCCAACCTTGTTAAGTTCTTAGGATACTGCTTGGAAGGTGAACGACTCTTCCTTGTGCACGAATTTATGCGTAACGGAAACTTTAAGGATCTCCTTCATAGCG GAGCTATAGCACGACTTCCGTTAGCTACAAAGGTGAAAATTCTAGTAGGAATTGCCCGAGGGATTGTTTTCTTGCAGAAGCCACAGTTCAACAAAACTTGTTTTGCAATTAGTGAGTCCGAGCTATACAGGCATAAGATATTGTTGGATGAG GATTTTACAGCAAAGCTTTCAGTAAATGGTAAATATGCCGCTCCAGATAATGATGGGCTGGAACTAGTGCTGCAGAGCAACCTCTCGGGTTATGAAGTGGTATTCATAGAGATCCTAACAGGGGAACGAATCTTTTATTTGAATAAATTACTGAAGATAGATCGTTTATTCCGTGAATGTGGAAAGGATACCTTGAGTCACATTGCACAGTTCTGTTATAAAATATGCGATGAAGTGGATTCAGAATCAAAGATGCTGAAAATGTTGAAGGAGCATGACAAGTTGATACAAAGGAGATTGAAGAACTGGTTGAGTGATCCAGACAACTAG